ctgcggatttacctgcagattttaaaatacctgcagatttacctgcggattttaaaatatctgcggatttacctacggattttaaaatacctgcggatttacctacggattttaaaatacctgcggatttacctacggatttaaaaatacctgcagatttacctgcggattttaaaatacctgcggatttacctacggattttaaaatacctgcagatttacctgcggatttacctacggattttaaaatacttgcggatttacctacggattttaaaatacctgcggatttacctacggattttaaaatacctacgGATTTACCTGCGGTATTTTAAAacacctgcggatttacctgcggattttaaaatacctgcggatttacctacgggttttaaaatacctgcggatttacctacaaattttttttaaaaaaataaaataaaaaaaaataaaaaagtaaaaaaaaaagatatattttttttaaaaaaattattttaaaaaaaaaaaatttttgaaaaaaaataaaaaaaaaaaaaaagaaaatccacgtggaaataaaaaaaaatcaaaataaacaaatataattccACGTCAGCTTAgctgaaattaaaaaaaagaaaaaagaaaaaaaatgccacTAAGCACGCCACATAGGCTTTGGGCGTGTGCCATTTTCCTCCAAGGTCTAAAAAAACAGAATCTTGAAATGGCAAGgttacttttacaaaaaaaaaatttacagggtgataaaccaaaaatcgcctatatggcagggggcaaaaatggtaataaccctttATACTTTCTCttgtcctatttataagaaaaagtttgtttttttagattcattgaataatcaatgtatttggtctatgaTACAGTccaaatacatttattattcaatgaatctaaaagacaaattttctcttataaatgaGTCTGGAGGTAGTACTAATTTATTTCACACTCTTTACTTCTCTCCCACACTTCTTCAAAACCTCTTCACGTTATTTTAttctcaattctctctctctctctctctctctctctctctctctctctctctctctctctctctctctctctctctctctctctctctctctctctctctctgttctACTTCTTCTTTTTCTAAACCTGATATCTTACTCTTtcaatttctctctctctctctctctctctctctctcacttctactttttctttttctaatcaTGTAATCTTACTCTcttaatctctctctctctctctctctctctctctctctctctctctctctctctctctctctcacttctACTACTTCTTCTACTAAAACTGTTATCTTACTCTCAAGCACCTCTTAAAAGCTCATTTCTAAACAAGACTAAAGtttctaaaaaagaaaagaaatgaattTTGCTTCCAATCTGCTCAAGAAATGTAGATCTACCCAAGTTTTTACATATGATTCAAATACAAAAAAGTTAAGCCTCAATTGTGATGAGATCTTATTGGAAAGAGACGCCTTATTGTGTTTATGTTTGTTTTAAGATTTAAAgctgggttttttttttttttttttttaaattgtatgTAATACTGTTATTGCTTAATGATATAATGGTAAAATTTATGAACTCTAATGTTTAGTAGCTTAAATTtatctttttgtatttttaaggGTTTTTTATTTACTTCAATCCATTTCAAACCACTCATATAAATCATATTTAGTCGAAACTGTCACCTATCGTAACCAAAGGTTGAGTTGGTAGGAAATGGATTCATTTTTATCATTCGTGGTTAtattcagattagggtttttggtcCGATTTTGACCCTACATGTCCCTTTATCCACCCTACTTCTCCTTTATCACCATTTATGTTGAGTTTTAGGTTTTGGTGTTGTTAAATATTATATTGTTATGATTAAACCATATTTCTATGTAATGTGTGTATGAACCTCTAACATGTTGTGTGAATATAGGTTATATATGTGGAAGTGTTATTGTATATATGAGTATGTTGCATATTAGTATGTGAGAATGTTGTGTGAATGTTAGTATATTGTGTATAACATTAGTGTGTCATTTGTGTTGTTGTGATTGAGTGATATTGAGATTGAACCATATTCTTATGTAGTGTGTGTATGAACCTCTAGTATGTTATGTGTCTgcacgttatatatatatatatatatatatatatatatatatatatatatatatatatatatgtgtgtgtgtgtgtgtgtgtgtgtgtgtgtgtgaaaatattgttgtatatatatgtgtatgcAACATATTAGTATGTGTGAATGTGCCATTAATGTTGTTGAAAATGTTATATattattgtgattgaatgatatgAAGATAAAGATtgttttataacttattttgttgTTGTATTGTTAGATGATTCTACAAGCTTTTGatataaattttagaatttaTTATGGATTGTAGTTGGATGAAAGATGATAGATTAGGTCAAGTGTATGAGAAATGAGTTGTTGAATTCCTTGAATACACGGAACAATATCTTCCCAACAGTAATGGACTTTTTATTATTCTTGAGTTGTATgcaggaaaataaaaaaatttcaaaagaaagaaatatttaatcACCTTTGTTGTGATGATATTTGTCAAAATTATACAATATGGACATGGCATGGTGAAGTAGATAAAAATCAAAATCTGATGTCAGAAAGACATGAAATTGATGAAGATATGAATGATCAATTAGAAGATATGATCAGTGATATTGGAAGATTCATTTTAGAAAATCTCATATTTATGATACTTTATGTAGTGATAAGGATGCGCCTTTATATAAAGGGTGCACAAGTTTTACATGATTGTCTGTtgtgttaaaattgtttaatctgaAGGCAAAAAGTGGGTggacggataaaagtttcacggaATTGCTTGATTTGATTAAACAAGTGCTACCAGAAGATGAGAATTTGTCGGGTCTTTGCTatgaggccaagaagatattgTGTCCAATGGATTTGGAGTATATTAAAATACATGCATGTTATAATAATTGCATATTATACATGAATGGGTAtgaaaaaatgaatcaatttctaAAATATGATGAGTCGCGCTACATGGTGAAGGACGAGAGTGGTGATGATTATGACGATGTTAGCAAGAAGTTTTCTCCTGCTAAAGTATTATGGTACTTACCAACAATTCCAATGTTCAAGAGACTTTTTGCTAATGCGGATGGCGTAAAGAATATTAGATGACATGTAGACAAAAGAAAATATGATGGAAATATTTGCCATGTAGCTGAttctttgcaatggaagaaaattggtTCGTTGTTTCCGAATTTTGGCCTTGAGCATATCTTCGAATGAGTGACAAGTGATTGTTGAAAAAGCATAACAAGAATTTCATAAGTTGGTTTAGTGAAAGAATTTCTTATTATGATAGTGCATTCGAGACAATTAAATGGTTGTCATACTTGTCAAAATTTAATGTAGTAATTTGCACTGCATAtgacattattattttttttattttgtacaaaatcaaaatataatCGTAGTACAATGCAAAATTGTGAGATTATGGTTGAGGCCGAATCCATGTATTTCTCTGGTTCAAAACATATGAATCATATATTGGTATATAGAGCGTACTTTGGGGTCATTGAAGAAATTTGGGAGATTGATTATGTTTTATTCAAATGCAAGTGGATTAGCAATAACATTGGTGTACAAGCTGATGAGTTATGATTCAAACTGATGGggtataataaaaaaaagtatcCAACACTTAGAAGCCAGATGAATTGACGGTTGCTCTTATGTCTTGTACATAGTCGTCAATTCAATTGATTAAGCATGATACAATCCACAATTCAATTGATATGTGTTGCTCTTATTAGTTCAATGGAGTCGTCAATTGAATGATCATGTGATCTAtgttgcattttttattttacatatGGATACTTTAGAAATTAATTGAAAAACATGGTTATTTATAGAATTTTGTTCGATAacatgattattaaaaaaatcatatttgacTAAAGTATATCTAATACCCAATTAAATTCAAAGGGTACCAAAACAGACATGGCTTGTTAGAAAATATATGTTTTGCTTGCTCTTTAGTATGGGACAGACAAAAGATTTAGGtttacactctctaatatgtcAGTTCCGTattttttttgtagattttttcaAACATGGATGGTAACTTAAATTTAGTATTTTAAGCCTAAAAGGTGTAGCGCTTGCGGCCCACTCCACCCCACCCTCACATTTAGTACAAGTGGGGATGGGAATAGGCCAGACCGACCTATAGGGGATTATAACCTAACCTATTTAAGATCAAGATTAGGCTTTTTAAAaaacctatttaattaaataagccAGACTAATGCTGTTAGAAAAACCTATAAAACCTTATAagtcggcctatattttcatatatattaaaaatagtctAAATATGTTGTCAtagatatgcatatatattaggaaaaaaaaagactaaataggctgacctatatatgcatatatattaggaaaaaaatgctaaataggtcgacctatatatgcatatataggccgacatatgaggcttcttaagtaatatagATTAACTTAAAACCTCAATGAGAAATATGCTTTAAGGTAGACCAGACGTTTAAAAATGTCAGGTCAGGCAAAAAAAGAGTCTATAATAGGCCATAGACTAGACTCAAGCTCTGTAAGTTTGTCGTAGGTCAAATTCAGGCCTTCTAAAGTCTAACCCAACCTAGCCTATTTTCAACCATGAGTATAAGACAGGCCAAAAAATTTAGGCTCACACTCTTAATTATGCCTACTCCACCCCCATCCCATTGTATTGACGGCTTTTGCGAAACGAGTCTAAAACGCGGCGGGCAGGCCTAATTGCAACCGTCAACTCTAGGGCTGTTCACGGTACAGTTCTGTCAAAaattcgaaccaaaccaaactgaaccATGATAAAAAGGCATCAGAACATAACCGAACCGAACTGAACCGTTTTAGCTAAGCTAGAATCGAACTGAACCAAATATAATGGTTTGGTATATCAGTTCGGAATTCCGAATCGTACAAAACCGTTAGAAGATAGTTTTTTTCCGAACCAAACCATATAATAaagaattttatatataaaaattaattttatttttttaagggaaGGAATTGATTCCCTCCTAATATGCTATTAACTCAACAAAATCTTACATGCATGCATACACAGTAGGTTTTGTTCAATTTGAACAATTTTCTCCAATTTTTGTTTTCTGTTTAATATAATGTGAAATATAATGGCTAATTTGCTAcccttaataaataaataagattatTTGGtgttaacaaatatatatatatatatatatatatatatatatatatatatatatatatatatatatatatatatatatatatatatatatatatatatatatatatatatatatatatatatatatatatatatatatataatgaattaCTGCTATAACTTATAATGAGTTACTGGTGTAGTTTATTTAGTGGGAAATAATAAACTATAATTCAAGTAAattataaacatacattattgttAAGTTGCTATATATCAAAAGtataaacatgcatcaatttcaTTTCAATACCGCGGATATATTGAAATTTTCCAGTATACATTGAGACTATACACTAGTCCAGTTTTAAAAATTCAGACTAATAATAGTTAAGTTTTGGTTAACTTTGATCGGTTCTAGAAccgttaataaaaataatagtttgaTTCACTAACTTGATTCAGTTATTTTAACTTCAATTCGGTACAGTTTAGTTCAGTTTATGGTTCAATTGAGTTCATAGGTTAGCCAGTTCTATGTTCAAGAGGCCCCACTAATGAAACATCTTTCTCACGTTGTTCCTAACGAGTTGACTCATAAATAAACACGGTAATGTTTCACACCGATGTTATAACCTTCACGATTGATAACCTTTCATCTCTTATTTCAAACTGTGTTACAGTGAAAAGCTTGAAGCATGCCAAAGCCTTGCACTCTCACCTTATCAAAACAGCGTTTTTCCTTGACGTTTTTCTCGCCAATGGACTAATCGATTTGTATTCCAAATGTGGCTGTGTAGAGAGTACCCACAAAGCCTTTGACGATCTTCCCATCAAAACAACACGTTCGTGGAACACGCTTCTCTCTTTTTACTGCAAAAAAGGAGCTTTCAATGAAGCTTATAAACTGTTTGATAAAATGCCGCAAAAAAACCTCGTTAGTTATAACTCGTTTATATCCGGTTTAACACGTCATGGGTCTTATGAAGAAGCAGTTAAATTCTTTAGGATGATGCAAAAGGGTTGTGGAGGTTTGGTGTTAGATGAGTTCACGCTTGGTAGCATAGTGGGTAGTTGTTCTTGTTTGGGTAATGTTAAATGGTTGCGGCAGGTTCATGGGGTGGCAGTTATAGTTGGATTTCACTCCAATGTGATTCTCAACAATGCTTTGATTGATGCTTATGGAAAATGTGGAGAACCCCATGCTTCTTTTCGTATTTTTCGCTCGATGTTAGAGAAAGATGTTGTGTCTTGGACATCAATGGTTGTTACATACAGTCGAGCATCGAGAATAGAGGATGCAtgtaaggtgtttgatgaaatgcgaATTAAGAACATGGTTTCTTGGACTGCTTTGATAACAGGTTTTGTGAAAAATGGACGTTGTTGCGAAGCTTTGGAAGTTTTTCGCGGAATGATTGAAGAAGGGGTAATGCCTAGTGCACAAACTTTTGTAAGTGTTTTAGATGCTTGTGCAAGTGAGGCTCTTATAGGAAAAGGGAAACAGGTTCATTGTCAAATTATTAGAGGTAGAAGTAGTGGCAACTTGTTTAATGTGTATGTATGTAATGCTTTGATTGACATGTATGCAAAGTGTGGAGATATGAAATCAGCTGAAAATTTGTTTGAGATGATGATTCATGTGAGGGATGTTGTGTCTTGGAATACATTAATAAATGGATTTGCACAAAATGGTTGCGGCGAAGATTCGTTGGTTGTTTTTAACAGAATGGTAGAAGCCAACATAGAACCAAATCACGTGACATTTCTTGGACTACTTTCTGCTTGCAATCACGCAGGTTTAGTTAACGAAGGGTTAGAGTTGCTTGATTCAATGGAAAGGCGATACGGAGTGAAGGCACAAAGTGATCACTATGCGTTATTAATTGATTTGCTTGGAAGGAAAAATAAGCTTAAAGAAGCCATGTGTTTGATTGAGAAAGTGTCATATGGAACCAAAAATCACATTGCAATGTGGGGTGCATTGTTGGGTTCTTGTAGAGTTCATGGGAACTTGGATCTTGCTAGAAAAGCTGCAGAAGCTTTGTTTGAGTTAGAACCTGAAAACACTGGTAGATATGTTATGTTGTCTAACATTTATGCTGCTTCTGGTAGATGGGGCGATGCTAACAATATTAGAAATGTAATGAAGGAGAGGGGTTTGAAGAAAGAACCAGCTTGTAGTTGGATTGAGTTGAAGAATTCAAAGCACGAGTTTGTGGCCAAGGCCAAGTCTCATCCACAGATTGATGAGATATATGAAGTAAACAGTAAATTAGTGCAGCATTTGATGGATGTTGGATATCAACCATGCCTTAGTTACCCTTCTCTTCTTGATGAGGATGATGATTTCTACTTTAGTTAGCCATTACAGATGCATTGATCTGTAAGTTACTCCACTAATTTCTTATTTTtgtgaaataatttttatatttatatttttgtattgattgataagaaaataaaaatgttgAATTCTTTGTTACATGTCAATTCATGGATCAATTACGTAATCATGTGAATGCCTGGTTGTTGCCCGGATGCTATCTGTTGTATGGCTCAAGTACAGTGTTAAAAGAGTAAGGGTCGTTGCATTATCGTCTAGATGCATTGAAAAATAAGCAAGAGTTCCTGGCTTTTTATGAACTAATTTGGGTAAAGAAGTTTGTTCACCTCGTTTTAGAACATGGAATATAGGCACATTTACTGGAAAATTTATGGAAATAATGGTCGTCATGGTTAATAGGAAGATCAATTTCACGAGCTTACAAAAAATTAAGTGGGCGGGAGAAAATGCGAATGAATTAGACAACTTGGATTTTAAGCTTTGGTACACCAGCAAAGTAAATTCTAAAAATGAGATGGGGATTAGTGTAGACAATGAGTGAAAGAAGGATAATGTGGATGTGAAAAGAGTAGGACAATGGATCATAGGCTTGAAATTTGTAATGGAACAAGACACTTTTAATGTTATTAGTGCTTACGCACCGTAGATTGGGTGAAGAACAACTTAAAGTAAAAATTTGTGAGGATTTAGAAAGCTTATTTCACAATATATCTTAAGGAGAGAAGATTTTTCTAGGAAGGGGTCTCAATGGACAGGTCGGGAGTGTAACAAGAGGTTTTGAGGGCATGCATGAGAGGTAATGATCTCGGGGAGGTGAATATAGAGGGTAAATCCATCCTGAAGTTTTCGTCGGCTTTTGATCTTTCAACAACTAATATCTACTTTAGGAAAAAAATATGAGCATCTTATTACATATAAAATTGAGACGACATGttctcaaataaatttattttttattaggaaGTCAAATAGGAAGATTTACTTGAACTGTAAAGTTATATCGGAAGAGAGCTTAATTACCTAATAGACAGTTTTGGTTATGGATATAACAATCAAGAGGAGAGCTAATATAAGAAATCATACGGGAGCTCCATAGATCAATAGGTAGCATTTGAAGGGTGAAAAACGAGTTTTGAGCACAAGATCTTGGAGGGAGGGGGTTTAGACAACCACAAGGAAGTCCAAATGATATGTGGAACATGATGGTCAAAGAGAttagaaaaatatcaaaatagaCGTTGGGAGAATCAAGAGGTTTTTAACCTAGGAGTAAAGAATCATGGTGGTGGAATGAAAGTGTTCAAAGTAAAGTTAGACTTAAAATTGAATGTTTTAAAGAGTGGTCCAAGTGTAAAAATGCCGAAAGTTGGGAAAAATATATGAAAACTAAGAAAGAGACTAAGAATGCAGTGAATAAAGCAAAAACCCAAACTTTTTATACGAATATTTAAGAATCAAGGAGAAAGAAGAATCTATATACATGCTTGttaagggaagagagaaagaCAAGTGATTTGGACAATTGTTAAAGATGAAAAAGGTAAAAtcttgtttcaagaaaatgatatAAAGGATAAGTGAAAAACGTAATTCTACGATTTATTTAATGAAGGATATATATTAAACTCTAAGAAGCTCGACATTAAAGAAGATGATGAAACTATAATTACTATTGTCGGATTCAGAAACAAGAAGTAAAATAAGTATTGAAAAGGATGAGTAACAATACGACGGTTGTGCTCGACAACATTATATATTGAAGTGTGGAAAATTCTTGAAGGTAGATGAATTGAATGGTTCACCAAACTCTTTAACGAAATTATGAGGTCAAAGTAAAAGTCAGATGAATGAATTCTTTAGT
This genomic window from Vicia villosa cultivar HV-30 ecotype Madison, WI unplaced genomic scaffold, Vvil1.0 ctg.002312F_1_1, whole genome shotgun sequence contains:
- the LOC131638418 gene encoding pentatricopeptide repeat-containing protein At2g21090-like, with the protein product MFHTDVITFTIDNLSSLISNCVTVKSLKHAKALHSHLIKTAFFLDVFLANGLIDLYSKCGCVESTHKAFDDLPIKTTRSWNTLLSFYCKKGAFNEAYKLFDKMPQKNLVSYNSFISGLTRHGSYEEAVKFFRMMQKGCGGLVLDEFTLGSIVGSCSCLGNVKWLRQVHGVAVIVGFHSNVILNNALIDAYGKCGEPHASFRIFRSMLEKDVVSWTSMVVTYSRASRIEDACKVFDEMRIKNMVSWTALITGFVKNGRCCEALEVFRGMIEEGVMPSAQTFVSVLDACASEALIGKGKQVHCQIIRGRSSGNLFNVYVCNALIDMYAKCGDMKSAENLFEMMIHVRDVVSWNTLINGFAQNGCGEDSLVVFNRMVEANIEPNHVTFLGLLSACNHAGLVNEGLELLDSMERRYGVKAQSDHYALLIDLLGRKNKLKEAMCLIEKVSYGTKNHIAMWGALLGSCRVHGNLDLARKAAEALFELEPENTGRYVMLSNIYAASGRWGDANNIRNVMKERGLKKEPACSWIELKNSKHEFVAKAKSHPQIDEIYEVNSKLVQHLMDVGYQPCLSYPSLLDEDDDFYFS